A single window of Zea mays cultivar B73 chromosome 10, Zm-B73-REFERENCE-NAM-5.0, whole genome shotgun sequence DNA harbors:
- the LOC103632855 gene encoding folylpolyglutamate synthase yields the protein MDVRERFQLDGVNISEEKFLKYFWWCWNKLKEKTDDDIPMPAYFRFLAPLAFKIFYAEQVDVAVLEVGLGGKFDATNVVKAPVVCGISSLGYDHMEILGDQILFLVINLVSINGLILLAKLG from the exons ATGGATGTTAGAGAGCGATTTCAGCTAGATGG GGTTAATATTTCTGAAGAGAAATTTTTGAAGTACTTCTGGTGGTGCTGGAACAAGTTGAAG GAGAAGACTGATGATGATATTCCCATGCCAGCCTATTTCAGGTTCCTCGCGCCGCTCGCATTCAAGATATTTTATGCTGAGCAG GTAGATGTTGCTGTTCTCGAGGTTGGCCTAGGAGGGAAGTTTGATGCAACTAATGTG GTTAAAGCACCTGTAGTTTGTGGCATATCTTCCCTTGGATATGATCATATGGAAATTCTTG GTGACCAAATCCTGTTCTTGGTGATAAACTTGGTGTCAATAAACGGGTTAATTCTGTTGGCAAAATTAGGATGA